The Hyphomicrobium sp. MC1 genome window below encodes:
- a CDS encoding adenylate kinase, translated as MILMLLGPPGAGKGTQSQIISEKLGLPQLSTGDMLRAAVKAGTPVGLKAKKIMAEGGLVSDEIVIGIIADRISEPDCAKGFILDGFPRTLPQADALDDLLKSKNRHIDCVIELKVDDTKLVERIETRARETLAAGGTVRADDNAEALKTRLIAYYRETAPLIGYYYAHKLLKSIDGMAPIADVSRQIGALLNQFQDA; from the coding sequence ATGATCCTGATGCTGTTGGGCCCGCCAGGCGCGGGCAAAGGGACGCAGTCGCAGATCATTTCCGAGAAGCTCGGACTGCCTCAGCTTTCCACCGGCGATATGCTCCGCGCGGCCGTGAAAGCCGGAACGCCGGTCGGCCTCAAGGCGAAGAAGATCATGGCGGAAGGCGGCCTCGTCAGCGACGAGATCGTGATCGGCATCATCGCCGACCGCATTTCCGAGCCGGACTGCGCCAAGGGCTTCATTCTGGATGGTTTTCCGCGCACGCTGCCCCAGGCCGATGCGCTGGACGATCTGCTGAAGTCGAAAAACCGCCATATCGATTGCGTGATCGAGCTGAAGGTCGACGACACCAAGCTCGTCGAGCGGATCGAGACCCGCGCTCGCGAAACGCTTGCGGCAGGCGGCACAGTCCGCGCCGATGACAACGCCGAGGCCCTGAAAACGCGCCTGATCGCTTACTACCGCGAGACGGCGCCGCTCATTGGTTACTATTATGCTCACAAGCTGCTGAAGTCGATCGACGGCATGGCGCCGATCGCCGACGTAAGCCGCCAGATTGGCGCATTGTTGAATCAATTCCAGGATGCTTGA
- the rpsK gene encoding 30S ribosomal protein S11 gives MAKEAAARGKVKKREKKNITSGVAHVNASFNNTMITITDAQGNTIAWSSSGTKGFKGSRKSTPYAAQIAAEDAGKKAQEHGMKVLEVEVCGPGSGRESALRALQAVGFQITSIRDVTPIPHNGCRPRKRRRV, from the coding sequence ATGGCCAAGGAAGCAGCAGCGCGCGGCAAAGTCAAAAAGCGCGAGAAGAAGAACATCACGTCGGGCGTCGCGCACGTCAACGCGTCGTTCAACAACACCATGATCACGATCACCGACGCGCAGGGCAACACGATCGCCTGGTCGTCTTCGGGCACGAAGGGCTTCAAGGGTTCGCGCAAGTCGACGCCCTACGCTGCTCAGATCGCCGCCGAAGATGCCGGCAAGAAGGCCCAGGAGCACGGCATGAAGGTGCTCGAAGTCGAAGTCTGTGGTCCGGGCTCGGGTCGTGAATCGGCACTCCGCGCGCTCCAGGCTGTTGGCTTCCAGATCACCTCGATCCGCGACGTGACGCCGATCCCGCACAACGGCTGCCGTCCGCGCAAGCGCCGTCGCGTCTAA
- a CDS encoding VIT family protein — protein sequence MATTEQHVVERVGWLRAAVLGANDGIVSTASLIAGVASADSSQQSILIAGVAGLVAGALSMAAGEYVSVSSQRDAENADLARERKELVDQPDFELQELTDIYVARGVEPSLARQVAQQLMARDALGVHAREELGISELTTARPITAALASAVSFAVGAAVPVLVALFSPEGRVTWLVTVASLVCLAALGAIGAQAGGANIGRAVVRVTFWGALAMAITAAIGHLSGAAV from the coding sequence ATGGCGACGACCGAGCAGCACGTTGTAGAACGCGTCGGCTGGCTGCGCGCAGCGGTCTTGGGCGCCAACGACGGCATTGTCTCGACCGCAAGCTTGATTGCGGGTGTCGCTTCGGCCGATTCCTCGCAGCAATCTATTCTCATCGCGGGCGTCGCCGGTCTCGTCGCCGGTGCGCTTTCCATGGCCGCCGGTGAATACGTGTCGGTCAGCTCCCAACGGGACGCAGAAAATGCCGACCTTGCCCGAGAGCGCAAAGAACTCGTCGATCAACCGGACTTTGAGCTTCAGGAACTGACCGACATCTACGTCGCCCGCGGCGTTGAGCCATCGCTCGCACGTCAAGTCGCGCAGCAACTGATGGCGCGTGATGCGCTTGGGGTCCATGCCCGAGAGGAACTTGGCATTTCCGAGTTGACGACGGCACGCCCCATCACGGCTGCGCTGGCATCGGCTGTGTCTTTCGCCGTCGGGGCGGCAGTTCCTGTCCTGGTGGCGCTTTTCTCGCCGGAAGGCCGCGTGACCTGGTTAGTCACCGTCGCCTCTCTTGTCTGCCTCGCGGCTCTCGGCGCCATCGGAGCCCAGGCCGGCGGAGCGAATATTGGGCGTGCCGTCGTGCGGGTAACCTTCTGGGGCGCGCTGGCGATGGCGATAACCGCGGCCATCGGCCATCTTTCTGGGGCCGCCGTTTAG
- a CDS encoding polymer-forming cytoskeletal protein, which produces MSENRGVLIIGEDAVLKGEVKSGQRVEIWGYVEGGVTASEVIVQEGGKLFGTINSDTAEIRGTIQGDVRVQQLIQIKSTGHAAGKIKYGRLSMEEGGELTAHVRNIPPTLGGDLDLTVTKGRSVRITTADLNALDPDDRPENLTFHISNASGGSVVLSNDPAQAVATFSQADLERGMVYFTHDGSDAAQARFDVEVSDVSGATSGTPQTVNVAVRND; this is translated from the coding sequence ATGTCCGAGAACCGTGGCGTGTTGATCATCGGCGAGGACGCCGTCCTGAAAGGCGAGGTCAAAAGCGGCCAGCGCGTCGAAATCTGGGGCTACGTCGAAGGCGGCGTCACAGCCTCAGAGGTCATCGTGCAAGAAGGTGGCAAGCTCTTCGGCACCATCAATTCCGATACCGCAGAAATCCGCGGCACCATCCAGGGCGACGTCCGCGTCCAGCAGCTCATTCAGATCAAGAGCACCGGCCACGCCGCTGGCAAGATCAAATACGGCCGCTTGTCGATGGAAGAGGGCGGCGAACTCACGGCACATGTCCGTAACATCCCGCCCACCCTTGGCGGCGATCTCGACCTGACCGTCACGAAAGGCCGTTCGGTGCGCATCACTACGGCCGACCTCAACGCCCTCGATCCCGATGACCGGCCCGAAAATCTGACGTTCCATATCTCGAACGCGTCGGGCGGTTCCGTCGTCCTGTCCAACGATCCTGCGCAGGCCGTGGCGACGTTCTCGCAGGCCGATCTCGAACGCGGCATGGTCTATTTCACGCACGATGGCTCGGACGCGGCACAGGCCCGTTTCGACGTCGAAGTCAGCGACGTCTCCGGCGCCACCTCCGGCACTCCACAAACGGTCAACGTCGCTGTACGGAACGATTAG
- the rplQ gene encoding 50S ribosomal protein L17 has translation MRHKKLGRRFGRHVGHRQAMFSNMAAALIKHEQIVTTLPKAKDLKRVVDKYITLAKRGDLNSRRLAIARLRDEDMVKKLFDVLAARYKDRNGGYTRVLKAGFRYGDNSPRAVIELVDRDESVKGAEDKARHEAMLAEQAQS, from the coding sequence ATGCGACACAAGAAGCTCGGCCGCCGCTTTGGCCGCCACGTTGGTCACCGCCAGGCAATGTTCTCGAACATGGCGGCTGCCCTCATCAAACACGAACAGATCGTCACCACGCTGCCGAAGGCGAAAGACCTGAAGCGCGTCGTCGATAAGTACATCACGCTCGCAAAGCGCGGTGACTTGAACTCGCGCCGTCTGGCTATCGCGCGCCTGCGTGACGAAGACATGGTCAAGAAGCTCTTCGACGTTCTCGCCGCACGCTACAAGGACCGCAACGGCGGCTACACGCGCGTTCTGAAAGCCGGCTTCCGGTATGGCGATAACTCGCCGCGCGCCGTCATCGAACTCGTCGATCGCGACGAGAGCGTGAAGGGCGCCGAGGACAAGGCCCGCCACGAAGCCATGCTCGCCGAGCAGGCCCAGAGCTAA
- a CDS encoding DNA-directed RNA polymerase subunit alpha — translation MNVLQKNWQDLIKPSKLEIQTGRDRSRIATVVAEPLERGFGMTLGNALRRVLLSSLQGAAIKTVQIDGVLHEFSSVPGVREDVTNIILNIKEIALRIHSEGVKRMVLKKEGAGPVTAGDIEMSSEVEVLNPDHVICHLDQGAAIRMEFTADIGKGYVASDRNRPEDAPIGLIPVDSLYSPVKKVSYKVENTREGQILDYDKLTMVVETDGSVRPEDAVALAARILQDQLAVFINFEEPKKAQEEQRHPELAFNAALLKKVDELELSVRSANCLKNDNIVYIGDLIQKTEAEMLRTPNFGRKSLNEIKEVLATMGLHLGMEVPNWPPDNIDELAKRFEDQY, via the coding sequence GTGAACGTTCTCCAGAAGAACTGGCAAGACCTGATCAAGCCGTCGAAGCTTGAAATTCAGACCGGCCGCGATCGTTCGCGCATCGCGACCGTCGTCGCTGAGCCGCTTGAGCGCGGCTTCGGCATGACGCTCGGCAACGCGCTGCGCCGCGTGCTGCTTTCGTCGCTTCAGGGCGCTGCGATCAAGACCGTGCAGATTGATGGCGTGCTGCATGAGTTCTCGTCGGTCCCCGGCGTCCGCGAAGACGTGACGAACATCATCCTGAACATCAAGGAAATTGCGCTCCGCATCCATTCGGAAGGCGTGAAGCGCATGGTGCTCAAGAAGGAAGGTGCCGGCCCCGTCACCGCAGGCGACATCGAAATGTCGTCCGAAGTCGAAGTCCTGAACCCCGACCACGTGATCTGCCACCTCGACCAGGGCGCCGCGATCCGCATGGAGTTCACCGCCGACATCGGCAAGGGCTACGTCGCGTCTGACCGCAACCGTCCGGAAGATGCGCCGATCGGCCTGATCCCGGTCGACAGCCTCTATTCGCCGGTCAAGAAGGTCTCCTACAAGGTTGAGAACACCCGCGAAGGCCAGATCCTCGACTACGACAAGCTGACGATGGTCGTTGAAACCGACGGCTCGGTCCGCCCGGAAGATGCCGTCGCGCTTGCTGCCCGCATCCTGCAGGACCAGCTCGCGGTCTTCATCAACTTCGAAGAGCCGAAGAAGGCCCAGGAAGAGCAGCGCCATCCGGAGCTCGCCTTCAACGCCGCGCTTCTCAAGAAGGTCGACGAGCTCGAGCTTTCGGTCCGCTCTGCGAACTGCCTGAAGAACGACAACATCGTCTACATCGGCGACCTGATCCAGAAGACGGAAGCCGAGATGCTGCGCACGCCGAACTTCGGCCGCAAGTCGCTCAACGAGATCAAGGAAGTCCTCGCCACGATGGGTCTCCATCTCGGCATGGAAGTTCCGAACTGGCCGCCGGACAACATCGACGAGCTGGCGAAGCGTTTCGAAGACCAGTACTAA
- a CDS encoding ParB-like protein, which yields MAQQSIEPNPRSPQPLLHSIAIADLRPTQMTVGMREVERKRAEWKKLAPTKTGTFLGRHMIPVVRGPKNRYYVIDHHHLGRALHDEGVEQVLISPVADLRALDKEEFWRFMDNRGWMHPFDSGGERQTRTELPKSIAELVDDPYRSLAGELRFAGGYAKDATPFSEFLWADALRRRVDAKIAKSDPESALTQALQFAKSPEASYLPGWCGPHARS from the coding sequence ATGGCCCAGCAATCGATAGAACCAAACCCGCGATCGCCGCAGCCGCTGCTGCATTCCATCGCCATTGCCGATCTACGGCCGACGCAGATGACGGTCGGCATGCGCGAGGTCGAGCGCAAACGCGCCGAATGGAAGAAACTCGCGCCGACAAAGACGGGCACATTCCTCGGTCGCCATATGATCCCCGTCGTCCGCGGCCCGAAGAACCGCTACTACGTCATCGATCATCATCATCTAGGCCGTGCACTGCATGACGAAGGCGTCGAGCAGGTTTTGATTTCGCCGGTCGCCGACCTTCGTGCGCTCGACAAAGAAGAGTTCTGGCGCTTCATGGACAATCGCGGCTGGATGCATCCGTTCGACAGCGGCGGCGAGCGCCAGACGCGCACGGAGCTTCCCAAGTCGATAGCCGAACTCGTGGACGATCCGTATCGCAGCCTCGCGGGAGAACTTCGCTTCGCGGGTGGCTACGCGAAGGACGCAACGCCATTCAGCGAATTTCTTTGGGCCGACGCACTCCGCCGCCGTGTCGATGCCAAGATCGCCAAAAGCGACCCCGAATCTGCGCTGACGCAGGCACTTCAGTTCGCTAAAAGCCCCGAAGCATCGTATCTTCCCGGTTGGTGCGGGCCTCATGCTCGCTCATAA
- the rplO gene encoding 50S ribosomal protein L15, protein MRLNGIKDNPGAKKTRVRIGRGIGSGLGKMGGRGGKGQTARTGVAIGGFEGGQMPLHRRLPKRGFNKWRPQDFNEINVGSLQQAIEDKRLDGSKPVDLATLIEAGIVRRPKQGLRLLGDGEIKAKISITVNHASAKAKEAIEKAGGTITLIEPKVIAADEEKRKKSEAKKAAQGKKPGAAKSED, encoded by the coding sequence ATGCGGCTCAATGGCATTAAAGACAACCCCGGCGCCAAGAAAACGCGCGTCCGCATCGGCCGTGGTATTGGTTCGGGCCTCGGCAAGATGGGTGGCCGCGGCGGCAAGGGCCAGACGGCCCGTACCGGCGTCGCGATCGGCGGCTTCGAAGGCGGCCAGATGCCGTTGCATCGTCGTCTGCCGAAGCGCGGCTTCAACAAGTGGCGCCCGCAGGATTTCAACGAGATCAACGTCGGCTCGCTGCAGCAGGCCATCGAAGACAAGCGTCTCGACGGCTCCAAGCCCGTTGACCTTGCGACGCTGATCGAGGCCGGCATCGTTCGCCGCCCGAAGCAAGGCCTGCGCCTTCTGGGCGACGGCGAGATCAAGGCCAAGATCTCGATCACGGTCAACCACGCTTCCGCCAAGGCGAAGGAAGCGATCGAGAAGGCCGGTGGCACGATCACGCTGATCGAGCCGAAGGTCATCGCCGCTGACGAAGAAAAGCGGAAAAAGTCAGAGGCCAAGAAGGCTGCTCAGGGCAAGAAGCCCGGCGCCGCGAAATCGGAAGATTAA
- a CDS encoding NAD-dependent epimerase/dehydratase family protein has translation MPSGRILPDYRLYPVREARAAFETVGASMPSDSQVVVTGATGLVAKYTIAEFLRRGHSVRGTLRNMGKADGVRAAVTRLGADASKLSFAVADLTSDAGWDDAIAGADAVVHTASPFPISQPDDPDDVILPALDGTLRVLRSATKAAVTRVVLTSSTVAIFYPSGVSAGHIYSEQDYSDETRPDLTPYVKSKTIAEKAAWDFIESTHGAPELIAINPSFVQGPAVDADLSTSHELYRIMAKGTYPAAPSISFPVTDVRDIAAAHAEAAVRPGVGGNRYLVGEGRLSLYELGRIMARELPDLASKVPKFELPDFAVRTAAIFDRKLRTVLPELGEKKDYTNAKVKAELGLTLRNADDAVVAAVRSLRDLRLI, from the coding sequence TTGCCATCCGGGCGCATTCTGCCCGACTATCGCCTCTATCCGGTGCGCGAGGCGCGTGCCGCCTTTGAAACGGTTGGTGCGTCCATGCCTTCGGATTCTCAGGTTGTCGTGACCGGCGCAACCGGCCTTGTCGCCAAGTACACGATTGCCGAGTTTCTCCGTCGTGGACACAGTGTTCGCGGCACGCTGAGAAACATGGGCAAGGCGGACGGCGTTCGCGCGGCGGTGACACGCCTCGGCGCTGACGCTTCGAAGCTGTCGTTTGCTGTCGCCGACCTGACTAGCGATGCCGGCTGGGACGACGCCATCGCTGGCGCCGATGCCGTCGTTCATACGGCTTCGCCGTTTCCGATTTCGCAGCCGGACGATCCCGACGACGTGATCTTGCCCGCGCTCGATGGCACGCTGCGCGTTCTCCGCTCCGCGACGAAAGCCGCCGTCACGCGCGTGGTGCTGACGTCATCCACAGTGGCGATCTTCTATCCCAGCGGCGTGTCGGCGGGGCACATCTATTCCGAGCAGGATTACAGCGACGAAACGCGCCCCGATCTGACGCCCTACGTCAAATCGAAAACCATCGCCGAAAAGGCCGCGTGGGACTTCATCGAGTCGACACACGGTGCCCCCGAGCTGATCGCCATCAATCCGAGTTTCGTGCAAGGCCCGGCCGTCGATGCCGATCTTTCGACCTCGCACGAGCTTTATCGCATCATGGCGAAGGGGACCTATCCGGCAGCTCCGAGCATAAGCTTTCCCGTGACGGATGTGCGCGACATCGCCGCAGCGCACGCGGAAGCGGCAGTACGCCCCGGCGTCGGCGGCAACCGCTATCTGGTCGGCGAGGGGCGCTTGAGCCTTTATGAGCTGGGCCGCATCATGGCGCGCGAACTGCCGGATCTCGCGTCCAAGGTGCCGAAATTCGAGCTTCCCGACTTTGCCGTGCGAACAGCTGCCATATTCGACAGGAAGTTGCGGACCGTTCTGCCCGAGCTTGGCGAAAAGAAAGACTACACCAACGCCAAAGTGAAGGCAGAACTGGGCCTTACGCTCCGTAACGCCGACGACGCCGTCGTCGCCGCGGTGCGATCATTACGAGACCTTAGGTTGATCTGA
- a CDS encoding Do family serine endopeptidase, which yields MTMKKWILVCAAIVAGAAVTPKIFSPAETASAQEKMPPPSREAIQYSYAPIVKKAAPAVVNVYVRSRVRTFDSPFANDPFFRHFFGDAFGRPSERVLSSLGSGVIVNREGLVVTNTHVIKGGSDAAIRVALADKREFDAKVIAQDDKADIAVLKIEGGDGNFPYLQFDDSDSLEVGDLVLAIGNPFGVGQTVTSGIVSALSRSEIGQSDSQVFIQTDAAINPGNSGGALVDMSGRLVGINTMIYSQSGGSVGIGFAIPSNLVRVYAESAEKGRKVEKPWLGAKIEAMTRDFAEGLGLDRVSGAVVTRLYDKGPGADAGLQAGDVITHVDGVEVVDARAVYYRLMTKGIGRTAKLTVIRNKKPVDIEMPLVAAPKPGKGDAKNLSGNHPLDGARISNILPSVADEYNLDQTDGVVVTSVRDGSLAQQFGFQPGDVIVAIGKKKIANVDEADQALETRQQLWQISVKRGSRVLQLQVPG from the coding sequence ATGACAATGAAGAAGTGGATCCTCGTCTGTGCTGCCATCGTCGCTGGTGCGGCCGTCACACCGAAGATCTTCAGTCCGGCGGAAACGGCGTCCGCCCAAGAGAAGATGCCGCCGCCCTCGCGCGAGGCTATCCAGTATTCCTACGCGCCGATCGTGAAGAAGGCCGCGCCTGCCGTCGTCAACGTCTATGTCCGCAGCCGCGTTCGCACGTTCGACTCACCCTTCGCCAACGATCCCTTCTTCCGTCATTTCTTCGGCGACGCTTTCGGCCGTCCGTCAGAGCGTGTGTTGAGTTCGCTCGGCTCCGGGGTCATCGTCAATCGCGAGGGCCTCGTTGTCACGAACACGCACGTCATCAAGGGCGGCAGCGACGCCGCCATCCGCGTGGCGCTTGCCGATAAGCGCGAGTTCGACGCCAAGGTTATCGCGCAGGACGACAAGGCCGACATCGCCGTGCTGAAGATCGAAGGCGGCGACGGTAATTTCCCCTATCTGCAGTTCGATGATTCAGATTCGCTCGAAGTCGGCGATCTCGTGCTCGCCATCGGCAACCCCTTCGGCGTCGGCCAGACCGTAACGAGCGGCATCGTCTCGGCGTTGTCGCGTTCGGAGATCGGTCAATCGGACAGTCAAGTCTTCATCCAGACCGACGCGGCCATCAATCCCGGTAACTCCGGCGGCGCGCTGGTCGATATGTCCGGTCGCCTCGTCGGCATCAACACGATGATCTATTCGCAGTCCGGCGGTTCCGTCGGTATCGGCTTCGCCATTCCATCGAACCTGGTTCGCGTCTATGCCGAAAGTGCGGAGAAGGGCCGGAAGGTCGAAAAGCCGTGGCTCGGCGCCAAGATCGAAGCCATGACGCGGGACTTCGCCGAAGGCCTCGGCCTCGATCGCGTTTCGGGTGCTGTCGTCACCCGGCTTTACGATAAAGGTCCGGGCGCAGACGCCGGCCTTCAGGCCGGAGACGTGATTACGCATGTCGATGGCGTTGAGGTCGTCGATGCGCGTGCCGTCTATTATCGTTTGATGACGAAAGGCATCGGCCGCACGGCGAAGCTGACCGTCATTCGCAACAAAAAGCCGGTCGATATCGAGATGCCGCTCGTCGCGGCGCCGAAGCCTGGCAAGGGCGACGCCAAGAATCTCTCGGGCAATCACCCGCTCGATGGTGCGCGCATTTCCAACATCCTGCCGTCCGTCGCCGATGAGTATAATCTCGATCAAACTGACGGGGTCGTCGTGACGTCCGTGCGTGACGGTTCGCTGGCTCAGCAGTTCGGCTTCCAGCCGGGTGATGTCATCGTCGCCATCGGGAAGAAGAAGATCGCCAACGTAGACGAGGCCGACCAAGCACTCGAAACGCGCCAGCAGCTCTGGCAGATCTCAGTCAAGCGCGGCAGCCGCGTCCTCCAGCTTCAGGTGCCGGGTTAG
- the rpsM gene encoding 30S ribosomal protein S13 — MARIAGVNIPTGKRVEIALRYIHGIGPKFSKEICEKCSIPPERRVNQLTDAEVLQIRETIDRDYTVEGDLRREVQTNIKRLMDLGCYRGLRHRKGLPVRGQRTHTNARTRKGKAVPIAGKKKATR, encoded by the coding sequence GTGGCCCGCATCGCAGGCGTCAACATTCCGACAGGCAAGCGCGTTGAAATCGCGCTGCGTTATATTCATGGCATTGGCCCCAAATTCTCGAAAGAGATTTGTGAGAAGTGCAGCATCCCGCCGGAGCGCCGCGTCAATCAGCTGACCGACGCTGAGGTCCTGCAGATCCGTGAAACCATCGACCGCGATTACACGGTCGAAGGCGATCTCCGCCGCGAAGTTCAGACCAACATCAAGCGCCTGATGGACCTCGGTTGCTACCGCGGTCTTCGTCACCGCAAGGGCCTCCCCGTTCGCGGTCAGCGCACGCACACGAACGCCCGCACCCGCAAGGGCAAGGCTGTTCCGATCGCCGGTAAGAAGAAGGCGACGAGGTAG
- a CDS encoding replication-associated recombination protein A, translated as MTNLFEAAGLEKSAPRPLADRLRPKTLSEVVGQEHIVGPEGTLTRMLKSGRVPSLIFWGPPGSGKTTIARLLAGETNLVFEQLSAIFSGVAELRKAFDRAKIMREQGKGTLLFIDEIHRFNRSQQDSFLPYMEDGTITLVGATTENPSFELNAAVLSRASVLVLNRLTDENLETILERAEKEVGRPLPLDDDARDALKGMADGDGRSILNLVEDVFAAVPAKGKPLTREALVKLVQRRAPLYDKSREGHYNLISALHKAVRGSDPDAALYYFCRMLDGGEDRLFLARRIVRMAVEDIGLADPQALVVANAAKDAYDFLGSPEGELALAEAVIYVATAPKSNANYVAYKAAMRAAKEHGSLSPPKTILNAPTKLMEEEGYGSDYLYDHDQPDAFSGQNYFPDAFKKRPQYYDPPERGFEREIKKRLDYWAKLRAERSGR; from the coding sequence ATGACCAATCTCTTCGAAGCTGCCGGACTGGAAAAGAGCGCACCTCGGCCGCTCGCCGATAGGCTGCGCCCCAAGACGCTGTCGGAAGTCGTCGGCCAGGAACATATCGTCGGACCCGAAGGCACGCTGACGCGGATGCTGAAGAGTGGCCGCGTGCCGAGCCTTATTTTCTGGGGACCGCCCGGCTCCGGCAAAACGACGATTGCGCGCCTGCTCGCGGGCGAAACGAACCTTGTGTTCGAGCAACTCTCGGCCATCTTCTCGGGCGTCGCCGAGCTGCGCAAAGCCTTCGACCGCGCCAAGATCATGCGCGAGCAGGGCAAGGGCACGCTGCTCTTCATCGATGAGATACATCGCTTCAACCGTTCGCAGCAGGACAGTTTCCTGCCCTACATGGAAGACGGCACGATCACGCTCGTCGGCGCCACGACCGAGAACCCGTCGTTCGAACTCAACGCCGCTGTGCTTTCGCGCGCGAGCGTGCTGGTTCTCAATCGCCTGACGGACGAAAACCTTGAAACGATCTTGGAACGCGCTGAGAAGGAGGTCGGCCGGCCGCTACCGCTCGATGATGACGCCCGAGACGCGCTGAAGGGCATGGCGGACGGCGACGGCCGATCGATCTTGAACCTCGTCGAAGATGTGTTTGCTGCTGTTCCAGCGAAGGGCAAACCGTTGACGCGCGAAGCCCTCGTCAAGCTCGTGCAGCGTCGCGCGCCGCTTTACGACAAGTCGCGCGAAGGTCATTACAACCTGATCTCTGCGCTGCATAAGGCCGTGCGCGGTTCCGATCCCGACGCCGCGCTCTATTATTTCTGCCGGATGCTCGACGGTGGCGAGGACCGTTTGTTCCTTGCGCGTCGCATCGTACGGATGGCGGTGGAAGACATCGGCCTCGCCGATCCGCAGGCGCTTGTCGTCGCGAATGCCGCCAAGGACGCCTATGATTTCTTAGGCTCTCCGGAAGGCGAACTTGCGTTGGCCGAAGCCGTTATTTACGTCGCGACGGCGCCGAAATCGAACGCCAACTACGTCGCCTACAAGGCCGCGATGCGCGCTGCGAAAGAGCACGGCTCGCTGTCGCCGCCGAAGACGATCCTGAACGCGCCCACCAAACTGATGGAGGAGGAGGGCTACGGCTCCGACTACCTCTACGATCACGATCAGCCGGACGCATTCTCAGGGCAGAATTATTTCCCCGACGCTTTCAAGAAGCGCCCGCAATACTACGACCCGCCCGAGCGCGGCTTCGAACGCGAAATCAAGAAACGCCTCGATTACTGGGCCAAACTCCGCGCCGAGCGGAGTGGCAGATAG
- the secY gene encoding preprotein translocase subunit SecY gives MVSAAEQLASNLNFSAFAKAEDLKRRLWFTLGALIVFRLGTFIPLPGINPAAFAETFKSQAGGILGMFNMFSGGALQRLAIFSLNIMPYISASIIMQLMSSISPKLEALKKEGEAGRKQINQYTRYLTVVLAALQAYGIAVGLEGSRNAAGAVVMDPGLFFRATTVITLVGGTVFLMWLGEQITQRGVGNGTSLIIFAGIVAGLPGALVQLFELSRTGSISPGILVFFLALALAVVAAIVFFERAQRRLLVQYPKRQVGNKMFQGEASHLPLKLNSSGVIPPIFASSLLLLPITVAQFTAGQGPEWLNEAVAALGSGQPLHMLVYALLILFFAFFYTAVVINPKETADNLRKYGGFLPGIRPGDKTAEYIDYVLTRITVVGALYLAAVCVLPEILTSYAGIPLYFGGTSLLIAVSVTMDTVAQVQSHLIAQQYEGLIKKAKLRGARR, from the coding sequence ATGGTTTCCGCTGCCGAGCAGCTTGCTTCGAACCTGAATTTCAGCGCCTTCGCAAAGGCGGAGGATTTGAAGCGGCGCCTGTGGTTCACGCTTGGTGCGCTGATCGTCTTCCGCCTGGGCACGTTCATTCCGCTGCCGGGCATCAATCCGGCCGCATTCGCCGAGACCTTCAAGTCTCAGGCGGGCGGCATTCTCGGCATGTTCAACATGTTCTCGGGCGGTGCGCTTCAGCGTCTCGCCATTTTCTCGCTGAACATCATGCCGTACATCTCGGCGTCGATCATCATGCAGTTGATGAGCTCGATTTCGCCGAAGCTCGAAGCCCTCAAGAAAGAGGGTGAGGCGGGCCGCAAGCAGATCAACCAATATACGCGCTACCTGACGGTTGTGCTCGCAGCGCTCCAGGCTTACGGCATCGCCGTCGGTCTTGAAGGCTCGCGCAACGCCGCCGGCGCTGTCGTCATGGATCCCGGCCTGTTCTTCCGCGCCACGACCGTTATCACGCTGGTCGGCGGTACCGTGTTCCTGATGTGGCTCGGCGAGCAGATCACGCAGCGCGGCGTCGGTAACGGCACGTCGCTGATCATCTTCGCCGGTATCGTAGCGGGCCTTCCGGGCGCGCTGGTACAACTTTTCGAGCTGTCGCGTACCGGCTCGATCTCGCCTGGCATTCTCGTGTTCTTCCTGGCGCTCGCTCTGGCGGTCGTCGCGGCCATCGTCTTCTTCGAGCGCGCCCAGCGGCGTCTGCTCGTCCAGTATCCGAAGCGACAGGTCGGCAACAAGATGTTCCAGGGCGAGGCTTCGCACTTGCCGCTGAAGCTCAACTCGTCGGGCGTTATTCCGCCGATCTTCGCCTCGTCGCTGCTGTTGCTGCCGATCACGGTTGCCCAGTTTACGGCAGGGCAGGGCCCGGAATGGCTCAACGAGGCGGTCGCCGCGCTCGGTTCAGGCCAGCCGCTCCACATGCTTGTGTACGCGCTGCTGATCCTGTTCTTCGCGTTCTTCTACACCGCGGTTGTGATCAACCCGAAGGAGACGGCCGACAATCTGCGCAAGTACGGCGGCTTCCTGCCCGGTATCCGCCCTGGGGACAAGACCGCCGAGTATATCGACTATGTTCTGACCCGCATCACCGTCGTCGGCGCACTCTATCTGGCAGCAGTCTGCGTTCTCCCTGAGATCCTGACGTCCTACGCCGGCATCCCGCTCTACTTCGGTGGCACCTCGCTGCTGATCGCCGTCAGCGTCACGATGGATACTGTCGCTCAGGTCCAAAGCCACCTGATCGCCCAGCAATACGAAGGCCTCATCAAGAAGGCCAAGCTTCGCGGGGCGCGCCGATGA